A genomic region of Magnolia sinica isolate HGM2019 chromosome 6, MsV1, whole genome shotgun sequence contains the following coding sequences:
- the LOC131248290 gene encoding probable aspartyl protease At4g16563: MGSSHFLFLSFSFLSSFLFITSSLSTSPPLIFPLTHTLSKTQLTKTHHLLKSISTRPKNHRHRPSVSLPLSPGSDYTLSISLGPTPSQPITLYLDTGSDLVWFPCAPFECILCENKPGSSVPPPKIASAAFVPCNSAACSAAHSSLTSSHLCAIAGCPLETIETADCSPYRCPPVYYAYGDGSLIARLRRDRLSIPTSNSSAFPTLQLPNFTFGCAHVSLGEPIGVAGFGRGPLSLPAQLSVLSPDLGSRFSYCLISHSFDADRLRRPSPLILGRSLSISEGDVQVEFIYTPMLENPKHPYFYCVGLKAVTVGKYRIPATSDLMQVDGEGNGGMVIDSGTTFTMLPERMYGMVMKKFDLGIGGNYKRATEVEEEMGMGLCYYYEGKENVKVPKIVLHFVGNGSVVLPRKNYFLGFEREKRKVGCVMLMNGGDLMESGGGPAATLGNFQQQGFEVVYDLEQRRVGFARRQCASLWESLTRG; this comes from the coding sequence atggggtcttctcattttctctttctctctttctcctttctttcttctttccttttcatcACCAGCTCTCTCTCCACCTCTCCTCCTCTCATCTTCCCTCTCACCCACACTCTCTCCAAAACCCAACTCACCAAAACCCACCACCTCCTCAAATCAATCTCCACACGCCCCAAAAACCATcgccaccgtccatctgtatcaCTCCCTCTCTCCCCAGGCAGCGACTACACCCTATCCATCTCCCTAGGCCCCACCCCATCTCAACCGATCACCCTCTACTTGGACACCGGCAGCGACCTCGTCTGGTTCCCCTGCGCCCCCTTTGAATGCATTCTCTGCGAGAACAAGCCCGGATCCTCCGTTCCTCCTCCAAAAATCGCTTCCGCCGCATTCGTTCCCTGCAATTCCGCCGCATGCTCTGCAGCCCACTCGTCCCTCACTTCCTCCCACCTCTGCGCCATTGCCGGATGCCCGCTCGAGACAATCGAGACCGCAGACTGCTCTCCGTACCGCTGCCCGCCAGTCTACTACGCCTACGGCGACGGCAGCCTCATCGCCCGACTCCGCCGCGACCGTCTCTCAATCCCCACATCGAATTCCTCTGCTTTTCCAACCCTCCAACTTCCCAATTTCACATTTGGGTGCGCCCACGTCTCCCTCGGTGAGCCGATAGGAGTCGCTGGGTTCGGCCGCGGGCCACTCTCCCTCCCAGCCCAGCTCTCCGTTCTCTCCCCCGACCTCGGCAGCCGCTTCTCCTACTGCCTCATCTCCCACTCCTTCGACGCCGATCGCCTCCGTCGCCCAAGCCCGCTAATTCTCGGCCGTTCGTTATCCATATCGGAGGGAGATGTGCAGGTAGAATTCATCTACACGCCAATGCTCGAGAATCCAAAGCACCCGTATTTCTACTGCGTCGGACTGAAGGCGGTCACCGTCGGGAAGTATCGGATTCCGGCGACGTCGGATTTAATGCAGGTCGACGGGGAAGGGAATGGCGGTATGGTGATCGACTCCGGCACGACGTTCACGATGCTGCCGGAGAGGATGTACGGGATGGTTATGAAGAAGTTTGACCTTGGGATTGGAGGAAATTACAAGAGAGCCACTGAAGTGGAAGAAGAGATGGGGATGGGATTATGTTATTACTATGAAGGGAAGGAGAATGTGAAAGTTCCGAAGATTGTTTTACATTTTGTGGGGAATGGAAGCGTTGTTCTGCCAAGGAAGAATTACTTTCTTGGGTTCGAGAGGGAAAAGAGGAAAGTGGGGTGTGTGATGTTGATGAACGGTGGGGATTTGATGGAGTCGGGTGGTGGGCCAGCCGCGACGTTGGGGAACTTCCAGCAGCAGGGGTTTGAAGTGGTGTACGATCTGGAACAACGGCGGGTCGGGTTCGCTAGGCGGCAGTGCGCCTCGTTGTGGGAGAGCCTGACTCGTGGCTAA